The following proteins are encoded in a genomic region of Brachypodium distachyon strain Bd21 chromosome 1, Brachypodium_distachyon_v3.0, whole genome shotgun sequence:
- the LOC104581717 gene encoding uncharacterized protein LOC104581717: MADSSEDEIAEEIAATTVAEVVAARIEVKLCTLVAPAGAGGARKRRIVREGEEIEDEDVVSLGQVNAAIAEGGAEGTAALENHLKASTRRTFLTCGAQVDMASRQEAAAAGAAAGVSTAIRIPSPAGASDQVLDSDDCLSAARAGAQAESKVGRGMPVAPVAPSSRYTTLLGPLIECHTKLGATDGNEIQHI, translated from the exons CGGAGGAGATCGCCGCCACAACTGTTGCCGAGGTTGTCGCGGCGAGAATTGAGGTGAAGTTGTGTACACTGGTCGCAccggcgggcgcgggaggggCAAGAAAGCGGCGGATAGTTCGAGAAGGTGAGGAGATTGAGGACGAAGATGTGGTTTCGCTGGGGCAAGTCAATGCTGCAATCGCGGAAGGCGGCGCCGAGGGGACTGCCGCGCTTGAGAATCATCTCAAGGCATCGACCCGGCGCACTTTCCTGACCTGCGGCGCTCAGGTTGATATGGCGAGCAGACAGGAggccgctgccgctggagcagcCGCGGGCGTCAGCACAGCCATCCGGATCCCCTCCCCTGCAGGAGCCTCTGACCAG GTTCTTGACTCTGATGATTGCTTATCCGCGGCACGCGCGGGAGCTCAGGCGGAATCAAAGGTGGGGCGCGGCATGCCTGTTGCACCAGTTGCACCT TCGTCGAGATACACTACGTTGCTAGGGCCCCTG ATTGAATGCCATACCAAGTTGGGTGCCACAGATGGGAATGAAATTCAGCACATTTGA